In Streptococcus respiraculi, one DNA window encodes the following:
- a CDS encoding transporter substrate-binding domain-containing protein — MLKKLLASAVLVSSLALAACSGNAGKNASSNQTEWERIKETGVLKVATPGTLYPTSYHDDSDKLVGYEIDMLNEISKRLGLKVEYQEIGVAEAFTAVDTGKVDIAVNNFDTTKERLEKYNFSIPYKYSIGGMIVREDGSSGIEAADLSDWKGKKAGGGAGTQYMKLAEKLGAEPVIYDNVTNDVYLRDVSTGRTDFIPNDYYTQVIAIKYITQQFPDIKVKMGAAKYNPTEQGIVMSKADTSLKEKMDEALKAMKEDGTLKAISEKYYAGQDLTEPEKGVENLPVIDTADMK; from the coding sequence ATGTTGAAAAAACTATTGGCTTCAGCCGTGCTTGTATCTTCACTTGCCTTGGCGGCGTGTTCTGGTAATGCAGGGAAAAATGCTTCTAGCAACCAGACAGAGTGGGAGCGAATCAAGGAAACAGGTGTCTTGAAAGTGGCGACTCCAGGTACGCTTTACCCAACATCCTACCACGATGATTCGGACAAATTGGTCGGGTATGAAATTGACATGCTCAATGAAATCAGTAAACGCTTGGGTCTAAAGGTAGAGTATCAAGAAATCGGTGTTGCAGAAGCCTTTACCGCAGTCGATACGGGAAAAGTGGATATTGCGGTCAACAACTTTGACACGACAAAAGAGCGTCTTGAGAAATACAATTTTTCAATTCCGTACAAGTATTCAATCGGTGGTATGATTGTCCGTGAGGACGGCTCATCTGGTATTGAGGCGGCTGATTTGAGCGATTGGAAGGGCAAGAAAGCTGGTGGTGGTGCAGGAACTCAGTACATGAAGCTTGCGGAGAAGTTGGGTGCAGAGCCAGTTATCTATGACAATGTGACCAACGACGTCTATCTTCGCGATGTATCAACTGGTCGGACGGATTTTATTCCTAACGATTACTACACTCAGGTGATTGCAATCAAGTATATCACGCAGCAATTTCCAGATATTAAGGTGAAAATGGGAGCAGCCAAGTACAATCCGACTGAGCAAGGAATTGTGATGAGTAAGGCAGATACGAGCTTGAAAGAAAAGATGGATGAAGCTCTAAAAGCAATGAAAGAAGACGGCACTTTAAAAGCGATTTCTGAAAAATATTACGCTGGTCAAGACCTGACAGAGCCTGAAAAAGGCGTGGAAAACCTGCCGGTTATCGATACAGCTGATATGAAATAA
- a CDS encoding amino acid ABC transporter permease, whose protein sequence is MNWQVIFNLGLAKEAIPKILEGLPYTLSLSLIGFGLGTVCGFFVALLRMSRFALLRYLAMFHISLMRGIPLMVLLFFIYFGLPFMGLELDAISASIIAFTLMSSAYISEIIRSSLSAIDHGQWEAARSLGLKTPVIYRKVIIPQAFRIAVPPLSNVLLDMVKSTSLTAMITVPELFNKAKIVGGAKSDYMTVYICVALIYWVICSLYALGQVHLEKRLATY, encoded by the coding sequence ATGAATTGGCAGGTGATTTTTAATCTAGGGCTGGCAAAAGAGGCGATTCCCAAAATACTAGAGGGTTTGCCCTATACCCTATCCTTGTCCCTGATTGGTTTTGGTTTGGGAACGGTGTGTGGCTTTTTTGTCGCCCTCTTACGCATGTCAAGGTTTGCCCTCCTGCGCTATCTTGCTATGTTTCACATCTCCTTGATGCGGGGCATTCCACTCATGGTCTTGCTCTTTTTTATCTACTTTGGGCTTCCTTTTATGGGATTGGAACTGGATGCGATTAGTGCGAGTATCATTGCCTTTACTCTCATGTCAAGTGCCTATATCTCCGAGATTATCCGCTCCTCGCTTTCAGCGATTGATCATGGACAATGGGAGGCGGCTCGCTCTCTCGGTTTGAAAACTCCGGTCATTTATCGCAAGGTTATCATTCCACAGGCCTTTCGCATTGCTGTACCGCCCCTTAGCAATGTCTTGCTTGATATGGTCAAAAGTACCTCGCTAACGGCTATGATTACTGTGCCAGAGTTGTTTAACAAGGCCAAAATTGTAGGCGGTGCTAAATCCGATTACATGACAGTCTATATCTGCGTCGCCTTGATTTACTGGGTTATTTGTAGCCTGTATGCACTGGGGCAAGTGCATTTGGAAAAGCGACTCGCGACCTACTAA
- a CDS encoding Fur family transcriptional regulator, protein MSHHAHRNHQDAYVHVVSHLKEKGIRMTETRKAVIRYLIDSPDHPSAEMIYKDLLPGYPSMSLATVYNNLKVLVEEGFVTELKRNNDTTTYYDFMGHDHLNIICERCGRITDLIAENMPSLEDQVQAQTGYQITKELLTIYGVCPDCQQA, encoded by the coding sequence ATGTCCCACCACGCACACCGTAACCACCAAGATGCCTATGTGCACGTCGTGAGTCATTTAAAAGAAAAAGGTATTCGGATGACGGAGACTAGAAAAGCTGTTATTCGCTACCTGATTGACAGCCCAGATCACCCAAGTGCGGAGATGATTTATAAAGATTTGCTTCCTGGCTATCCGAGCATGAGCCTAGCTACCGTCTACAATAATCTCAAGGTGCTGGTCGAAGAAGGGTTTGTGACCGAGTTAAAGCGCAACAATGACACAACCACCTACTATGACTTCATGGGTCACGACCACTTGAATATTATCTGCGAGCGCTGCGGGAGAATCACTGATCTAATTGCTGAAAACATGCCGAGCCTTGAAGACCAGGTACAAGCCCAAACAGGCTACCAGATTACCAAAGAACTCTTGACCATTTACGGTGTCTGCCCAGACTGCCAACAAGCATAA
- the truA gene encoding tRNA pseudouridine(38-40) synthase TruA, with amino-acid sequence MTRYKAIISYDGYDFSGFQRQPQARTVQEELEKTLQRLNSGKEVVVHGAGRTDSGVHAYGQVVHFDLSGSRDVEKLRFALDTQSPEDIDVVAIEQVADDFHCRYAKHQKTYEFLVDIGRPKNPMLRRYATHFPYDLELEKIEAAIAVLVGTHDFTGFTASGTAVEDKVRTITEARVELDHKRHLLIFTFTGNGFLYKQVRNMVGTLLKIGNNRMPVEQVERILQEKDRQLAGPTAAPNGLYLKEIRYEE; translated from the coding sequence ATGACACGATATAAAGCAATTATTTCCTATGATGGGTACGATTTTTCAGGTTTTCAGCGCCAACCTCAAGCACGAACGGTTCAGGAGGAATTGGAAAAGACCTTGCAACGCTTAAATAGCGGGAAAGAGGTAGTGGTGCATGGAGCTGGGCGGACAGACAGCGGTGTCCATGCCTATGGTCAGGTCGTTCATTTTGATTTGTCTGGTAGTCGGGACGTGGAAAAGCTCCGTTTTGCCCTTGATACACAAAGTCCTGAAGATATTGATGTAGTAGCAATTGAGCAGGTAGCAGATGACTTTCATTGTCGCTATGCCAAACATCAGAAAACCTATGAGTTTTTGGTTGATATTGGCCGTCCGAAAAATCCGATGTTGCGGCGCTATGCGACTCATTTTCCCTATGATTTGGAACTTGAGAAAATAGAAGCAGCGATTGCTGTTTTGGTTGGAACTCATGATTTCACGGGGTTTACAGCTTCAGGAACAGCGGTGGAAGACAAGGTGCGGACCATTACAGAAGCGCGTGTAGAGCTAGATCATAAGCGGCATTTGCTTATTTTCACCTTTACAGGAAATGGCTTTCTCTACAAGCAGGTGCGCAATATGGTGGGCACCTTGCTCAAAATTGGGAACAATCGCATGCCAGTTGAGCAAGTGGAGCGGATTTTACAAGAAAAAGACCGTCAGCTAGCGGGCCCCACGGCTGCGCCAAATGGTTTGTATTTGAAGGAGATTCGATATGAAGAGTAA
- a CDS encoding bifunctional hydroxymethylpyrimidine kinase/phosphomethylpyrimidine kinase, whose amino-acid sequence MKSKYILALSGNDIFSGGGLHADLTTYTVNGLHGFVAVTCLTAMTEAGFEVIPVEDAVFEKQLLSLQSVNFAAIKLGLLPNVAIAKQALEFVRSHEGLPIVLDPVLVCKETHDVEVNDLRKELLAFFPYVTVVTPNLAEAELLTQRKIQTVEEMKEAARTLHELGAPHVVIKGGNRLDQRRAIDVYYDGAEYYVLESQVVAKNNTGAGCTFASSIASQLALGVSMRDAVSVSKDFVLRAIQASDDYGVVQYES is encoded by the coding sequence ATGAAGAGTAAGTATATACTAGCCCTCTCAGGCAATGATATTTTTAGCGGTGGTGGTCTCCATGCGGATTTGACCACTTATACCGTCAATGGTCTGCATGGATTTGTGGCGGTGACCTGTTTGACAGCCATGACAGAAGCTGGATTTGAGGTCATTCCTGTAGAGGATGCAGTATTTGAAAAGCAACTGTTGAGCTTACAGAGTGTAAATTTTGCGGCGATAAAACTGGGTCTCTTGCCTAATGTTGCTATTGCCAAGCAAGCGCTTGAGTTTGTGCGGTCGCATGAAGGTCTTCCAATTGTCCTTGACCCCGTTCTCGTTTGTAAAGAAACGCATGATGTGGAGGTCAATGATTTGCGCAAGGAATTGCTGGCATTCTTTCCCTACGTGACCGTTGTTACCCCAAATCTGGCAGAAGCGGAGCTATTGACCCAAAGAAAGATTCAAACGGTTGAAGAGATGAAAGAGGCTGCGAGGACCTTACATGAGCTGGGCGCTCCACATGTTGTGATTAAGGGAGGTAATCGCCTGGATCAAAGGCGGGCAATTGATGTCTATTATGATGGTGCGGAATACTATGTATTGGAATCACAGGTGGTGGCGAAAAACAATACTGGTGCAGGCTGTACCTTTGCCTCAAGTATCGCGAGTCAGCTAGCCTTGGGAGTCAGTATGCGTGATGCAGTGAGCGTTTCCAAGGACTTTGTTCTTCGAGCGATTCAAGCGTCGGATGATTATGGAGTGGTGCAATATGAAAGCTAA
- a CDS encoding ECF transporter S component: MKAKQTQKIVLLSILTALTVVLGYLHVPTLTGFITLLDAGVFFTAFYLGSKEGAIVGGLSGLLIDLLLGYPQWAFFSLLFHGLQGYAAGWSGKSRFVGLILASLAMVGGYFLASLMMYNLASALDSLVGNIIQNMVGMVLGTVLAKAMTSSRKVAM, encoded by the coding sequence ATGAAAGCTAAACAAACGCAAAAAATCGTGTTGCTGTCGATTTTGACAGCTCTAACAGTTGTCTTAGGCTACTTACATGTGCCGACTTTGACTGGCTTTATTACCTTGCTAGATGCCGGTGTCTTTTTTACCGCCTTTTATCTGGGGTCAAAAGAAGGTGCTATTGTCGGTGGCTTGTCAGGTCTCTTGATTGATTTGCTGTTGGGTTACCCGCAGTGGGCTTTCTTTAGTCTGCTCTTTCATGGCTTACAGGGCTATGCGGCTGGGTGGTCAGGAAAAAGCCGCTTTGTCGGCTTGATTCTCGCCAGTCTTGCTATGGTGGGAGGCTATTTTCTGGCAAGCTTGATGATGTATAATCTAGCAAGTGCCTTAGATAGTCTGGTTGGTAATATCATCCAAAATATGGTGGGAATGGTGTTGGGAACTGTTCTTGCAAAAGCCATGACGAGTAGCAGAAAGGTGGCGATGTAG
- a CDS encoding TIGR01440 family protein yields the protein MIREQTVTILEEVLERSQIQKGQLFVLGLSSSEVIGGHIGKNSSLEIGQVIVKTMLDVLSERGIYLAVQGCEHLNRALVVERDFALARELEIVNVLPSLHAGGSGQLAAFKYMTDPVEVEFVTAYAGLDIGDTAIGMHVKHVQVPLRPTLRQIGEAHVTALASRPKLIGGARALYQEDVIRKR from the coding sequence ATGATACGTGAGCAAACGGTCACCATTTTAGAAGAAGTGCTGGAACGGAGCCAGATTCAGAAAGGACAGTTATTTGTCTTAGGTCTTTCTTCCAGCGAGGTCATCGGAGGTCATATTGGTAAAAATTCCAGTCTTGAAATCGGTCAAGTCATTGTCAAGACCATGTTAGATGTCTTGTCTGAACGAGGAATTTATCTAGCGGTTCAGGGGTGTGAGCATTTGAATCGGGCCTTAGTGGTTGAGCGAGACTTTGCCCTTGCCAGAGAGTTAGAAATCGTCAATGTGCTTCCAAGCTTGCATGCAGGTGGCTCTGGACAGCTAGCGGCTTTTAAGTATATGACAGATCCTGTCGAGGTCGAGTTTGTCACTGCCTACGCAGGTCTTGATATTGGTGATACTGCGATTGGTATGCACGTCAAGCATGTTCAAGTTCCCTTGCGACCGACCTTGCGCCAGATTGGGGAAGCCCATGTGACAGCTCTTGCCAGCAGACCAAAATTGATTGGCGGAGCAAGAGCCTTGTATCAAGAAGATGTGATTCGGAAGAGATAG
- the tig gene encoding trigger factor, producing MSVSFESKETNRGVLTFTIAQDAIKPELDRVFNKVKKDINVPGFRKGHLPRAVFNQKFGEEALYQDVVNALLPAAYEAAVAEAGLEVVAQPNIDVVSMEKGQDWTITAEVVTKPEVKLGDYKNLAVSVEATKEVTDEEVDAKVERERNTLAELAIKEGPAAEGDTVVIDFVGSIDGVEFDGGKGENFSLSLGSGQFIPGFEDQLVGHSAGEEVNVEVTFPEDYQAADLAGKPALFVTKIHEVKAKEVPALDDELAKDLDEEVETLDELKAKYRKELETAKEIAFDDVVESAALDLAVENAEIVDLPEEMVHEEVHRAINEFLGGMQQQGISPDMYFQITGTTRDDLHKQYEADAEKRTKTNLVVEAVAKAEGFEATAEEIEAEITELATTYNMEVEQVRRLLSEDMLKHDIAVKKAVEVITSTATVK from the coding sequence ATGTCTGTATCATTTGAATCAAAAGAAACAAACCGCGGTGTCTTGACATTTACAATTGCTCAAGATGCGATCAAACCAGAATTGGACCGTGTATTTAACAAGGTAAAAAAAGATATCAACGTACCTGGCTTCCGTAAAGGTCACTTACCACGTGCTGTCTTCAACCAAAAATTTGGTGAAGAAGCATTGTACCAAGATGTTGTCAATGCTCTTTTACCAGCAGCTTATGAAGCAGCTGTAGCAGAAGCAGGTCTTGAAGTTGTTGCACAACCAAACATCGACGTAGTGTCAATGGAAAAAGGTCAAGACTGGACAATCACTGCAGAAGTTGTCACTAAACCAGAAGTAAAATTGGGGGACTATAAAAACCTAGCAGTATCAGTCGAAGCAACAAAAGAAGTAACAGACGAAGAAGTAGATGCAAAAGTTGAGCGCGAGCGCAACACTTTGGCAGAATTGGCTATCAAAGAAGGACCAGCTGCCGAAGGTGATACAGTGGTAATCGACTTTGTTGGGTCAATCGATGGCGTTGAATTTGACGGTGGAAAAGGTGAGAACTTCTCACTCAGTCTTGGTAGCGGTCAGTTCATTCCAGGTTTTGAAGACCAATTGGTAGGTCACAGTGCAGGTGAGGAAGTAAACGTGGAAGTCACCTTCCCAGAAGACTACCAAGCAGCAGACCTAGCAGGTAAACCAGCGCTCTTTGTGACAAAAATTCATGAAGTAAAAGCAAAAGAAGTGCCAGCTCTTGATGATGAATTGGCAAAAGACCTTGACGAAGAAGTGGAAACACTTGACGAGTTGAAAGCAAAATACCGCAAAGAATTAGAAACAGCAAAAGAAATTGCCTTTGACGATGTCGTTGAATCAGCAGCGCTTGACTTGGCAGTTGAAAATGCAGAAATTGTTGACCTTCCAGAAGAAATGGTTCACGAAGAAGTACATCGCGCTATCAACGAATTCCTCGGTGGTATGCAACAACAAGGTATCTCACCAGACATGTACTTCCAAATTACTGGAACAACACGCGATGACCTTCATAAACAATATGAAGCAGATGCTGAAAAACGCACAAAGACAAACCTTGTCGTTGAAGCTGTAGCAAAAGCAGAAGGCTTTGAAGCAACAGCAGAAGAAATCGAAGCAGAAATCACAGAATTAGCTACTACTTACAACATGGAAGTAGAACAAGTACGTCGCCTGCTTTCAGAAGACATGTTGAAACATGACATCGCAGTGAAAAAAGCGGTTGAAGTTATCACAAGCACAGCAACTGTAAAATAA
- the rpoE gene encoding DNA-directed RNA polymerase subunit delta, protein MELNVFAGQEKSELSMIEVARAILEERGRDHEMYFNDLVNEVQNYLEKSNSDIRAALPTFYSDLNVDGSFIPLGENKWGLRSWYAIDEIDEEVITLEEEDEDAPKRKKKRVNAFMDGDEDAIDYGNDDPEDEDGFDRAESTEYDDDNPDDEKDEAESYDSEINEIIPDEDLVDEEVELNEEDDDYTEEDEEESVEEE, encoded by the coding sequence TTGGAATTAAACGTATTTGCAGGACAAGAAAAAAGTGAATTATCGATGATTGAAGTGGCGCGTGCTATCTTAGAGGAACGTGGTCGTGATCATGAAATGTATTTCAATGATTTGGTCAATGAAGTGCAAAACTATCTTGAAAAATCAAATAGCGATATTCGCGCTGCCCTTCCGACTTTTTACTCTGACTTGAATGTGGATGGTAGCTTTATTCCTTTGGGAGAAAACAAGTGGGGTCTTCGTTCGTGGTATGCGATTGACGAGATCGATGAAGAAGTCATTACCCTTGAGGAAGAAGATGAAGATGCGCCAAAACGCAAGAAAAAACGTGTCAATGCCTTTATGGATGGCGATGAAGACGCTATTGATTATGGCAATGATGATCCAGAAGATGAAGATGGTTTTGATAGAGCAGAATCAACTGAATACGATGATGACAATCCAGACGATGAAAAAGATGAAGCAGAATCCTATGATTCTGAAATCAACGAAATTATTCCAGACGAGGATTTAGTGGACGAAGAAGTTGAATTAAACGAAGAAGATGACGATTATACAGAAGAAGATGAAGAGGAAAGTGTCGAAGAGGAGTAA
- a CDS encoding CTP synthase: MTKYIFVTGGVVSSIGKGIVAASLGRLLKNRGLKVTIQKFDPYINIDPGTMSPYQHGEVFVTDDGAETDLDLGHYERFIDINLNKYSNVTTGKIYSEVLRKERRGEYLGATVQVIPHITDALKEKIKRAATTTDADVIITEVGGTVGDIESLPFLEALRQMKADVGADNVMYIHTTLLPYLKAAGEMKTKPTQHSVKELRGLGIQPNMLVIRTEEPAGQGIKNKLAQFCDVAPEAVIESLDVEHLYQIPLNLQAQNMDQIVCDHLKIDAPAADMTEWSAMVDKVMNLKNQVKIALVGKYVELPDAYISVVEALKHSGYANDAEVKIDWINANDVTADNVAALLGSADGIIVPGGFGQRGTEGKIQAIRYAREKDVPMLGVCLGMQLTCIEFARHVLGLDGANSAELAPDTKYPIIDLMRDQIDVEDMGGTLRLGLYPTKLKKGSRAAAAYDHQDVVQKRHRHRYEFNNQFRGQFEAAGFVFSGVSPDNRLVEIVEIPENKFFVACQYHPELSSRPNRSEGLYTAFVAAAIDNH; this comes from the coding sequence ATGACGAAGTATATTTTTGTAACGGGTGGTGTCGTTAGTTCGATTGGAAAAGGAATTGTGGCAGCAAGTTTAGGACGTCTATTGAAAAATCGTGGCTTGAAAGTAACGATTCAAAAGTTTGATCCCTACATCAACATCGACCCAGGGACCATGAGTCCCTATCAGCACGGGGAAGTATTTGTGACAGATGACGGTGCTGAGACAGACCTTGACCTTGGTCACTATGAGCGGTTTATCGATATTAACCTCAATAAATACTCCAACGTCACAACTGGTAAGATTTACAGTGAGGTGCTGCGCAAGGAGCGTCGTGGTGAGTATCTTGGAGCGACAGTTCAAGTTATTCCGCATATTACCGATGCTCTGAAAGAAAAAATCAAGCGGGCAGCGACCACTACAGATGCCGATGTCATTATTACCGAGGTCGGAGGAACAGTTGGCGATATTGAAAGTCTGCCATTCCTTGAAGCCCTTCGTCAGATGAAGGCTGATGTCGGCGCGGACAATGTCATGTATATCCATACCACGCTTCTCCCTTATTTGAAAGCGGCAGGTGAGATGAAAACCAAGCCAACCCAGCATTCGGTCAAAGAATTGCGAGGTCTTGGCATTCAGCCAAATATGTTGGTCATTCGGACAGAAGAACCTGCTGGTCAAGGCATTAAAAATAAATTGGCTCAATTCTGTGATGTAGCACCAGAAGCCGTCATTGAATCGCTTGATGTGGAGCATTTGTACCAAATTCCGCTCAATCTGCAAGCGCAAAACATGGATCAAATCGTCTGCGACCATTTGAAAATCGATGCTCCAGCAGCCGATATGACAGAATGGTCTGCGATGGTAGATAAGGTCATGAACCTGAAAAACCAAGTCAAGATTGCCTTGGTTGGAAAATACGTGGAATTGCCAGATGCCTATATCTCAGTCGTTGAAGCTTTGAAACACTCTGGCTATGCTAATGACGCAGAAGTGAAGATTGACTGGATCAATGCCAATGACGTGACAGCTGACAACGTCGCAGCCTTGCTCGGGTCTGCGGACGGAATCATCGTACCTGGTGGCTTTGGACAACGCGGGACAGAAGGGAAAATTCAGGCGATTAGATACGCCCGTGAAAAAGATGTCCCAATGCTTGGAGTCTGCCTTGGCATGCAGCTGACCTGTATCGAATTTGCCCGCCATGTCTTAGGGCTTGACGGAGCAAACTCTGCTGAATTGGCACCTGATACCAAGTATCCAATCATTGACCTTATGCGTGATCAGATTGATGTGGAGGATATGGGAGGGACACTTCGTCTAGGACTTTACCCAACCAAACTCAAAAAAGGTAGCCGTGCAGCAGCTGCTTACGATCATCAAGATGTGGTTCAAAAACGTCACCGTCATCGCTATGAATTTAACAATCAATTCCGTGGGCAATTTGAAGCAGCCGGTTTTGTCTTTTCTGGGGTGTCTCCTGACAACCGTTTGGTTGAAATTGTGGAAATTCCTGAAAATAAATTCTTCGTAGCCTGCCAATACCACCCAGAATTATCTAGTCGGCCAAACCGCTCAGAAGGACTCTATACGGCCTTTGTAGCGGCAGCGATTGACAATCATTAA
- a CDS encoding class II fructose-bisphosphate aldolase → MPVVSAEKFVQAARDNGYAVGGFNTNNLEWTQAILRAAEAKKAPVLIQTSMGAAKYMGGYKVARNLIANLVESMNITVPVAIHLDHGHYEDALECIEVGYTSIMFDGSHLPVEENLEKAREVVKLAHAKGISVEAEVGTIGGEEDGIIGSGELAPIEDAKAMVETGIDFLAAGIGNIHGPYPANWEGLDLDHLKKLTEAVPGFPIVLHGGSGIPDEQIQAAIKLGVAKVNVNTECQIAFANATRKFAAAYEANEAEYDKKKLFDPRKFLADGVKAIQASVEERIDVFGSENKA, encoded by the coding sequence ATGCCAGTCGTTTCAGCAGAAAAATTTGTCCAAGCAGCTCGTGACAATGGTTACGCAGTTGGTGGATTTAACACAAACAACCTTGAGTGGACTCAAGCTATCTTGCGTGCAGCAGAAGCTAAAAAAGCTCCTGTTTTAATCCAAACATCAATGGGTGCAGCAAAATACATGGGTGGTTATAAAGTAGCTCGTAACTTGATTGCAAACCTTGTAGAATCAATGAACATCACTGTTCCAGTTGCGATTCACCTTGACCACGGTCATTACGAAGATGCACTGGAGTGTATCGAAGTTGGTTACACTTCAATCATGTTTGACGGTTCACACCTTCCAGTTGAAGAAAACCTTGAAAAAGCACGCGAAGTGGTTAAATTGGCACACGCAAAAGGTATTTCAGTTGAGGCTGAAGTTGGAACAATCGGTGGAGAAGAAGACGGAATCATCGGTTCTGGTGAGCTTGCTCCAATCGAAGATGCAAAAGCAATGGTAGAAACTGGTATCGACTTCTTGGCAGCTGGTATCGGTAATATCCACGGTCCATACCCAGCAAACTGGGAAGGTCTTGACCTTGATCACTTGAAGAAATTGACAGAAGCTGTTCCAGGTTTCCCAATCGTACTTCACGGTGGTTCTGGTATTCCTGATGAGCAAATCCAAGCAGCAATCAAACTTGGTGTTGCAAAAGTGAACGTAAACACTGAGTGCCAAATCGCATTTGCAAACGCAACTCGTAAATTTGCAGCAGCTTATGAAGCAAATGAAGCAGAATACGATAAGAAAAAACTCTTCGACCCACGTAAATTCTTGGCTGACGGCGTAAAAGCTATCCAAGCATCAGTTGAAGAGCGTATCGATGTTTTCGGTTCTGAAAACAAAGCGTAA
- the rpmB gene encoding 50S ribosomal protein L28 — MAKVCYFTGRKTVSGNNRSHAMNQTKRAVKPNLQKVTVLIDGKPKKVWASARALKSGKVERV, encoded by the coding sequence ATGGCTAAAGTATGTTATTTTACAGGTCGTAAAACTGTATCAGGAAACAACCGTTCACATGCGATGAACCAAACAAAACGTGCGGTAAAACCAAATCTTCAAAAAGTAACTGTTTTGATTGATGGAAAACCTAAAAAAGTTTGGGCTTCAGCTCGTGCCCTTAAATCAGGCAAAGTAGAACGTGTTTAA
- a CDS encoding Asp23/Gls24 family envelope stress response protein: protein MTVKINTKDGQIELTDDVIATVVGGATTEIFGVVGMASKSAIKDNFQALLGKENYAKGVVIKTTEEGHIAVDVYTVMSYGVKISEVSRNIQERVKFNLENQLGIAADTVNVYIQNIKVVGE, encoded by the coding sequence ATGACGGTTAAGATCAATACAAAAGATGGCCAGATTGAACTAACAGATGATGTCATTGCGACAGTTGTTGGTGGTGCTACAACGGAGATTTTTGGCGTTGTTGGTATGGCAAGCAAATCTGCGATTAAGGATAATTTTCAAGCGCTTCTTGGGAAGGAAAACTACGCTAAAGGTGTCGTGATTAAAACGACTGAAGAAGGGCATATTGCGGTCGATGTTTATACTGTAATGAGCTATGGTGTGAAAATCAGCGAAGTTTCTCGCAACATTCAAGAACGTGTGAAGTTTAACTTAGAAAATCAATTGGGTATTGCAGCAGATACAGTCAATGTTTATATTCAAAATATCAAGGTCGTAGGAGAATAA